Within Burkholderia cepacia GG4, the genomic segment CACGCGCGCCGACGGCAGCACGGGCGGCGGCCATGCGTGGCAGATGGGCGGCGGCAACCTCGTGCCGTCCCGCTTCGGGTTCCAGGGCGCCGAGCCGCTCGGCGGCGGGCTCAACGCGGTGTTTTCGCTCGAGCAGCAATTCCTGTCCGCGAACGGGCAGGCGCTGCAGGGCGGCACCGCGTTCAGCCGGCAGGCGTGGGTCGGGCTGCGCCAGGATTCGATCGGCACGCTCGGCCTCGGCCGGCAATACGACTCGTACACGGACATGCTCGGCGCCTACGTCTCGAGCAACAACTGGGCGACGCCATACGGCTCGCACCTCGGCGACGTCGACAACCTGAACGCCGCGTTCAACTTCAACAACGCGGTGAAGTTCACCAGCGCCGATTTCAACGGCTTGACGTTCGGCGGCACGTTCAGCTTCGGCGGGCAGGCCGGCGACTTTTCCGCGAAGCGCGGCTATGCGGTCGCCGCGACCTACACCCGCGCGCCGGTTGCGTTCTCGGTCGGCTATCTCGACCTGCACCAGCCGCTCGATGCGGCACTCGGCGGCGCGAGCGGCTACATCGGCGACTTCGCGTGCAGCAACCCGGGCGCGATGTACTGCCTGCTGCAGGATGCCGGCTCGATGCGCGCGTTCGGCGCGGGCGGCTCGGTGACGCTCGGCGCGACGACGGTCGCGCTGACCTACACGCATACGCGCCTCGGCGACAGTCGCTATTTCTCGACCGATGCGCAGCCGCGCACGCAGGCGTTCACGTTCGACATCGGCGAGCTGAACGTCACGACCATGTTCACGCCCGCGCTGCAGGGCGGCGTCGCGTACATCTTCAACGCCGCCCATACCAACGGGCGCGGCACGACGCGCTTCCACCAGGTGAACGTCGGCACGAACTACAGCCTGTCGAAGCGCACCGCGCTGTATGCGGTCGCGATCGGGCAGATCGCGAGCGGCACGGGGCTCGGCACCGATGCGAACGGCAACGCGGTGAACTACGCGCAGATCCCGGTGCTCGCGAACAGCAATTCGAGCCGGCAGCTCGCGGTGATGGCCGGGATTCGCGTGAACTTCTGACGGCACGCACGCGGTGAAGCGCGCGAGGCGGGCGGCTGCGCTGGCCGCCCGCACCGCCGCGTGCCACAAATTCTTAACGATCGACGTGAACAATGGCGTTCGCTTCAGGCTGCCCGAAGCGTCGCCCGCGTTGCACACGTGTGCAACGTCCGGCCGTCCCGCCACCACGCCGATCGAGAGAGACCTCATGACCCTGCTGAGCCGCCTGCGCGCGCTGTCCGCCGCCGTTGCGCTGTCCTTTGCCGCCTCGCACGCCTTCGCGGCGGATCTCGTCATCGCAGGCCGCGACGACATCTACGGCAAGGGGCTGGCCGACGCCGTCGCCGGCTTCAACAAGCTGCACCCGGGCACCGACATCGAGCTGCTCAAGCTGCCGAACGCGAACCTGTACCAGAAGCTTAAGTTGTCGATGCGCGAAGGCACCGGCGCGTACGACCTCGTGATGATGGACGACACGTGGGCGCCCGAATTCATCGGCAACGGCTGGCTGAAGCCGCTGCCGGCGTCGCTCGCCGACGCCGATCTCGTGCCGTCCGCGGTCGCGCTCGGCCGCAACGCGGCGGGCGCGCTGTACGCGCTGCCGATCGTCGGCAACGTCGAGATGTTCGCGTACCGGAAGGATCTGCTCGCGAAATACAAGCTGCAGCCGCCGCGCAACTGGGACGATGTGCTGAAGATCGCGCAGACCGTCGGCGGCGCGGACAAGAGCGTGTCGGGCGTCGTGTTCCGCGGCACCAAGGGCAATCCGGTCGTGACCGGCTTCCTGCCGATCCTGTGGGCCTACGGCGGCGACGTGTTCGACCGCGCCGGCAACGTGACGATCGATTCGCGCGAGTCGCAGGCCGCGCTGAAGACCTTCCTCGCGCTGAAGGCGTCCGCGCCGAAGGACGTCGACGTGTACGGCGCCGCCGAAGTGCGCGATGCGCTGCAGCGCGGCACGGCCGTGCAGTCGATCGAGGTGTGGCCGGCGTGGGTGCCGGCGCTCGACGATCCGAAGCAGTCGCGCGTGGTCGGGCAGATCGCGCTGCAGCCACCGCCCGGGCAGACCGCCGGCCCGGCGCCGATGCTCGGCATCTGGCAGATGGGTATTCCGAAGGATGCGCCGCACGCGAAGCTCGCGCAGGACTTCCTCGCGTACCTGAGCGCACGCGATACGCAAACGCGCCTCGCCGGCATCGGCATTCCGCCGACCCGCCGCAGTGTGTTCAACGATCCGGCGCTGGTGCGTCAGTACCGCTGGTATCCCGATCAGCTGAAGGCGCTCGAGGCCGGCCGTGCGCGGCCGCGTGTGAA encodes:
- a CDS encoding porin, which gives rise to MKIGRRLAAAAATLGCMHAHAQSSGSVTLYGTVDTGIIYSTNQQFTRADGSTGGGHAWQMGGGNLVPSRFGFQGAEPLGGGLNAVFSLEQQFLSANGQALQGGTAFSRQAWVGLRQDSIGTLGLGRQYDSYTDMLGAYVSSNNWATPYGSHLGDVDNLNAAFNFNNAVKFTSADFNGLTFGGTFSFGGQAGDFSAKRGYAVAATYTRAPVAFSVGYLDLHQPLDAALGGASGYIGDFACSNPGAMYCLLQDAGSMRAFGAGGSVTLGATTVALTYTHTRLGDSRYFSTDAQPRTQAFTFDIGELNVTTMFTPALQGGVAYIFNAAHTNGRGTTRFHQVNVGTNYSLSKRTALYAVAIGQIASGTGLGTDANGNAVNYAQIPVLANSNSSRQLAVMAGIRVNF
- a CDS encoding ABC transporter substrate-binding protein, with product MTLLSRLRALSAAVALSFAASHAFAADLVIAGRDDIYGKGLADAVAGFNKLHPGTDIELLKLPNANLYQKLKLSMREGTGAYDLVMMDDTWAPEFIGNGWLKPLPASLADADLVPSAVALGRNAAGALYALPIVGNVEMFAYRKDLLAKYKLQPPRNWDDVLKIAQTVGGADKSVSGVVFRGTKGNPVVTGFLPILWAYGGDVFDRAGNVTIDSRESQAALKTFLALKASAPKDVDVYGAAEVRDALQRGTAVQSIEVWPAWVPALDDPKQSRVVGQIALQPPPGQTAGPAPMLGIWQMGIPKDAPHAKLAQDFLAYLSARDTQTRLAGIGIPPTRRSVFNDPALVRQYRWYPDQLKALEAGRARPRVKDWQQVESILGDQLQLALTGQAAPDAALRQAQQKIAQAMAGAGK